CAAAGAGGAAACACTCCACTtggatattaaaataaaaatcagaaGTATTAGATAAATTATTTAGTGGTATCTTAATTAACATAGATGAAGTTAGACAGGCTATTGTTGAATTAGAGGGCAAAAAATAATCTTGCGGCGCCCGACATGTTAACACTCcagcaattaaaataacatttattttagtcaacgaaaaattaagcacaaaaattacaaataacttCCATAGAAGATAAATTTAGTAGTTTATTGTAATGTCGCTTACTCAAATTACAGAGACaggataaataaaacaatgtttCAATCAACTAGTTTCGTTCCTTATTGAACATAATCAGGATTGCTACAGAGAGTGAggaatttattgtaataaaattattaattgtccTCTCTTTCTGTAGCGATCCTGATGATGTTCAATACCGAACAAAACAAGTCGATTGAAACATTTCCTCTTATTTATCCTGTCcctgtaatttaattaatctacATCATAACTGTTTCAAGAGAGTTATAACTTTTCAATAGCAGATAAGTATTTTTCATACTTATGAActtattaaaacttttcttCAAAGTAAAtagttataattattattgtttgttgTTACCTGTTTAtacgtatttaaaaataaatcttaacAATGCAAGAGTTCTACATACGACAAGTATGCTCggtaaaccaaattttttagtCAGAAAATACTTTGTATATGTAGATTACAAACTGAAATGGAAACAAAATGTAAGAACGGTTCAGAACAGAACCAAAATATCTGAGACTGACTTATGCAAGCTTTATTGAGGGTTGGACCGCTATAGGGCCCAcctctataaatttttacaagatCAGAATCTTTGGAACGTGCCTgcactaaaaattgtgaatttgtTTACGGCGTCTTCACCGCAAAGAACATTGTGAAAAGCAAGGTGCAGCTACTTAAAGTATCTTAATTAATAAtcccaaaaaattttaaaaatactgttaatattaataatcttTCCAAATATAAATCGAAATGTTATTAAATCTAGTgccgtttcaaaacaaataagtaaataatataaataattaattatccgTAGAGGTTAATGCCAatatttttacgtattttttgcacaaaacaacatCTAGGCATCGCTTGTTTAAGAATGATATTAGAAATACCAAGTGACCACTTGGATTGAATTTGTAATTACAatagtctttaataattttttaacgagtgattgaaacaaaatttaacaagGATAGGACCAACTTCTTTAACTGGTTTTAAAAAGGAACTTGGTCGATcgtcaataaattttattcaaatcacTTTTTTCACTAGTATGAAAACCCTTATTATGATAATTAATCAAGTTGAAgagtcaaataaaaaaatttcgaacggtaatgtttaattagaatacattttttccaGAGTCTGCACTACTTTATAATCAAtcacaaagaaataaaaccGTTTACTTTAATTATACATTCAAATGATCGcatggaatatttttttatggagcgacttaatactaataattaattttgattataaGGAACTGTGGAAatagtgtaaaaaaattcacatgcacAGAGAAAAATATACTGATTGCTGTccgattattattaatttctgagctgcaaaaaattaaacttttagcAAATTCGCTCAAATGATGTTGGTTCCGAGTATTAAAAAAAGCCGCAGTGTTGAAAATAAGTTTTcagtaattgaaaaattacgaaaagcTCTTGTCACTAAATAAGAACAAGCATAGAAAACTTGGTAGAAAAGACGGGCGCATCACTTTTTAGCAGAAACTTTCGCCTAAGGGCAAAACGGCTGCATCTACAATTCACGTTGACGATTAAGCACGTCTTTAAACGCGCCAATTTTTCTTGCAGATGTACAAGCAATCAGTTGGATGGGCCCTTTTCGCCCTTCTAGTCAGCAGTTCGATAGTCAGCACAATATCGTACCCTTCAGACGGCGGCTTCGTCCCCGTCCGAACCCCCCAACTGCCCGCGCAAAGGATAGAACGTAAGTTCGCCGAAAAGCCGAACGCTATCAAAAAAGTAGCCCTCGATGATTTAGATGACATCCAAACCAACCAGATTTCCGAAAACGGAGGCGGCGGCTTCTCCTGGTCTAACCTTCTAGGTTTGTACCCTTATCTCGCTCCCACCACAACCCTTCTAATGCCCTCCCCCAGGTATGCTCATGCAGATGATCTTCAGTCCCGGCGGCGCCCACCAAGGGCCCAACAAATCCGAAGGCTTGGACGACACAGGCGTTGCGCCTTCCCCATGGGCGAACTTGCTCTCCGTTGGTCTGAAAATCCTCACTGCGATTCTTGGAGGCGGCGCGGGCGGAAACAGCGACGGCATCGACAAAGTCGACAACGGGTCCCCTATGCAGGTTGGTAGTTGTCGTTTTTCTTGGTTGGTTTTGCTTCCGCTTGGTAGCATAGTGAGCCTGTATATAAGTAAACGTAGCACTAGTAGTGGCTTGCGTTGCACAGGGCGTTCTGGCGGCGATTCTTTCAACGGTGCTTGGAGCT
The sequence above is a segment of the Tribolium castaneum strain GA2 chromosome 9, icTriCast1.1, whole genome shotgun sequence genome. Coding sequences within it:
- the LOC664266 gene encoding uncharacterized protein LOC664266 isoform X3, translating into MYKQSVGWALFALLVSSSIVSTISYPSDGGFVPVRTPQLPAQRIERKFAEKPNAIKKVALDDLDDIQTNQISENGGGGFSWSNLLGMLMQMIFSPGGAHQGPNKSEGLDDTGVAPSPWANLLSVGLKILTAILGGGAGGNSDGIDKVDNGSPMQGVLAAILSTVLGARDPNQVNMMAKQAGEFINIVVNLLDALKTSFSHRSMAARNIGKKDSISDAAVAGIAMMKGYVRSLSTADSKCMQKYMCDANSECSTDVGQSSLFCHLGSYAASFILDRSTSSTTFDLLYEAGRRGRSGDNCRQAYLECNEV
- the LOC664266 gene encoding uncharacterized protein LOC664266 isoform X1, with product MPSSFATAVATPYWRFLQQMYKQSVGWALFALLVSSSIVSTISYPSDGGFVPVRTPQLPAQRIERKFAEKPNAIKKVALDDLDDIQTNQISENGGGGFSWSNLLGMLMQMIFSPGGAHQGPNKSEGLDDTGVAPSPWANLLSVGLKILTAILGGGAGGNSDGIDKVDNGSPMQGVLAAILSTVLGARDPNQVNMMAKQAGEFINIVVNLLDALKTSFSHRSMAARNIGKKDSISDAAVAGIAMMKGYVRSLSTADSKCMQKYMCDANSECSTDVGQSSLFCHLGSYAASFILDRSTSSTTFDLLYEAGRRGRSGDNCRQAYLECNEV
- the LOC664266 gene encoding uncharacterized protein LOC664266 isoform X4; the encoded protein is MPSSFATAVATPYWRFLQQMYKQSVGWALFALLVSSSIVSTISYPSDGGFVPVRTPQLPAQRIERKFAEKPNAIKKVALDDLDDIQTNQISENGGGGFSWSNLLGMLMQMIFSPGGAHQGPNKSEGLDDTGVAPSPWANLLSVGLKILTAILGGGAGGNSDGIDKVDNGSPMQFINIVVNLLDALKTSFSHRSMAARNIGKKDSISDAAVAGIAMMKGYVRSLSTADSKCMQKYMCDANSECSTDVGQSSLFCHLGSYAASFILDRSTSSTTFDLLYEAGRRGRSGDNCRQAYLECNEV